The Pyrus communis chromosome 2, drPyrComm1.1, whole genome shotgun sequence genome includes a window with the following:
- the LOC137726781 gene encoding purple acid phosphatase 2-like produces MPKMAVLVVFGLLLSLAMVCNGGITSTFVRKTESTVDMPYESDAFQIPPGHNAPQQVHITQGDQDGTAMIVSWITPDEPGSSVVLFWSDKHKTKKAEGKAKQYKYHNYTSGYIHHCTMRKLEHNTKYYYKIGIGEAERTFWFVTPPAVGPDAPYTFGLLGDLGQTFDSNKTLAHYESNPLKGQTVLCLGDLSYADNHPNHDQVKWDTFGRFIERSAAYQPWIHTAGNHEIDYAPEIGETKPFKPYQHRYTTPFKASGSTSPFWYSVKIASAHIIVLSSYSSYGKYTPQYKWLEQELPKVNRDETPWLIVLVHSPWYNSYNYHYMEGETMRVQFESWFVQHKVDVVFAGHVHAYERSERVSNIANNLENGKCSPVKDQSAPVYITIGDGGNIEGLATNMRDPQPDYSAYREASFGHAIFDIKNRTHAHYSWHRNDDGAAVKADSMWFFNRYHHPVDDSTSSQS; encoded by the exons ATGCCGAAGATGGCGGTTCTTGTAGTATTTGGTCTGCTATTGAGCTTGGCAATGGTGTGTAATGGAGGTATTACAAGCACTTTTGTGAGGAAAACTGAGAGTACTGTCGATATGCCTTATGAAAGTGATGCCTTTCAAATTCCTCCAGGCCACAATGCACCTCAACAG GTTCATATAACACAAGGAGATCAAGACGGGACGGCAATGATTGTGTCATGGATCACTCCGGATGAACCAGGTTCTAGCGTAGTGCTTTTTTGGAGCGATAAGCACAAGACAAAGAAGGCAGAGGGGAAAGCCAAACAATATAAATACCATAATTATACTTCTGGTTACATTCACCACTGCACCATGAGAAAATTAGAG CACAATACCAAATATTACTACAAGATTGGAATTGGCGAAGCTGAGAGGACATTTTGGTTTGTAACTCCTCCTGCAGTTGGGCCAGATGCCCCTTACACATTTGGTCTTCTTG GGGATTTAGGTCAAACCTTTGATTCAAACAAGACACTTGCTCATTACGAATCAAACCCATTGAAAGGCCAAACAGTTTTGTGTCTTGGTGACCTATCTTATGCTGATAACCATCCAAATCATGACCAAGTTAAGTGGGATACGTTTGGAAGGTTCATTGAGAGAAGTGCTGCTTATCAACCTTGGATTCATACTGCAGGAAATCACGAGATTGATTATGCACCAGAAATT GGTGAAACAAAACCTTTCAAGCCTTACCAACACCGGTATACCACCCCATTTAAAGCATCGGGGAGTACTTCTCCTTTTTGGTACTCAGTCAAGATAGCTTCAGCACACATTATAGTCTTGTCTTCATACTCATCGTACG GTAAATACACTCCTCAGTATAAATGGCTGGAGCAGGAGCTACCAAAAGTTAACCGGGATGAGACACCATGGCTGATTGTTTTAGTGCATTCCCCATGGTACAATAGCTATAACTATCACTATATGGAAGGGGAAACCATGAGAGTCCAATTCGAGTCCTGGTTTGTTCAGCACAAGGTCGATGTGGTATTTGCTGGCCATGTCCATGCCTATGAACGATCT GAGCGTGTGTCGAATATTGCAAATAACCTTGAAAATGGTAAATGCTCCCCGGTGAAAGATCAATCTGCACCTGTCTACATTACAATTGGTGATGGAGGAAACATTGAAGGCTTAGCAACCAA TATGAGAGACCCACAACCAGATTACTCAGCTTACAGAGAGGCCAGTTTTGGTCATGCCATTTTTGACATCAAGAACCGAACTCATGCCCACTATAGCTGGCACCGGAATGATGATGGAGCTGCAGTCAAAGCAGATTCGATGTGGTTTTTCAACAGATATCATCATCCTGTTGATGACTCCACAAGTTCCCAATCTTGA